In Mycetocola zhujimingii, one DNA window encodes the following:
- the pheT gene encoding phenylalanine--tRNA ligase subunit beta, whose amino-acid sequence MRVPLSWLAEYVDLAPGSTTEDVHAALVKVGLEEEDVHTFDVTGPVVVGEVLEFVEEPQKNGKIIRWCQVRVAPEGQLAADGGPDVHGIVCGAGNFFVGDKVVVTLPGAVLPGPFPITPRKTYGHVSDGMIASTRELGLGDEHDGILRLSTLGVDAEPGTDAIALLGLDDAAVEINVTPDRGYAFSIRGVAREYAHATGAAFRDPALREDFQPTGTDGFPVTIADDAPIHGKPGVRVFATRIVRNVDASRPTPPWMVSRLRLAGIRSISLLVDITNYVMLELGQPIHGYDLDALTDGITVRRAQPGEKLVTLDGQERTLNPEDLLITDGSGPIGLAGVMGGATTEMGESTRNVLIEAANFDPVSIARTARRHKLPSEASKRFERGVDPAIAVAAASRVSELMVELAGGEADATGSIVGEAASATPILLPDGYISGLIGIEYTADEIRDSLVEIGATVEDADGGLRVTAPTWRPDITDKSDLAEEVARIVGYDRIPSVLPVAPPGRGLTRSQRVRRNVADVLAAAGSTEILAFPFLSAADNDKFGSPVEGTVPAIKVANALDASAPYLRTSLLPGLISAAKRNLSRGLTDVSIFELGLVFTPEPGVQYGQAELPSGVARPTDEQLAELNAGIPPQPRHVAVLIVGNVVAKQPGLAAVPSGIADALAAVAQIGLATGAAIDVVQGSHKSLHPGRTAELRVGDRVVGYAGELLPQLALDSDLPRVVAVAELDLDAILESTDADIAAGVIGTLPAATQDLSLVVPRSVPAGDVLAAVREGAGELLEDIRLVDDYRGQGVADDAKSLTFALRFRAPDRTLTAAEASEAKLAGSALATERFGAVLRE is encoded by the coding sequence ATGCGGGTGCCCCTCAGTTGGCTCGCTGAATACGTCGATCTCGCACCGGGATCAACGACCGAAGACGTCCACGCTGCACTCGTGAAGGTCGGCCTCGAAGAGGAAGACGTTCACACATTCGACGTGACCGGACCCGTCGTCGTCGGCGAGGTCCTCGAGTTCGTCGAGGAGCCGCAGAAAAACGGCAAGATCATTCGCTGGTGCCAGGTGCGCGTTGCCCCAGAGGGCCAGCTCGCCGCCGACGGCGGACCGGACGTGCACGGCATCGTCTGCGGCGCAGGGAACTTCTTCGTCGGTGACAAGGTCGTCGTGACCCTGCCCGGTGCGGTTCTCCCCGGCCCGTTCCCGATCACGCCCCGCAAGACCTATGGCCACGTCTCCGACGGCATGATCGCCTCGACGCGTGAGCTCGGTCTCGGCGACGAGCACGACGGCATCCTGCGCCTGTCGACGCTCGGCGTTGACGCTGAGCCAGGGACGGATGCCATCGCGCTGCTCGGTCTGGACGACGCAGCAGTCGAGATCAACGTCACACCCGACCGCGGCTACGCATTCTCGATTCGCGGCGTTGCCCGCGAATACGCCCACGCCACCGGTGCCGCATTCCGTGACCCCGCGCTGCGCGAGGACTTCCAGCCGACCGGAACCGACGGCTTCCCCGTCACGATCGCCGACGACGCTCCGATTCACGGCAAGCCCGGTGTGCGCGTCTTCGCGACCCGCATTGTCCGGAACGTGGATGCCTCACGTCCGACGCCGCCGTGGATGGTCTCGCGACTGCGGCTTGCGGGCATCCGTTCGATTTCGCTCCTCGTCGACATCACCAACTACGTGATGCTCGAGCTCGGCCAGCCGATTCACGGTTACGACCTCGACGCGCTCACCGACGGCATCACCGTGCGGCGCGCGCAGCCGGGGGAGAAGCTCGTGACCCTCGACGGCCAGGAGCGCACGCTCAACCCCGAGGACCTCCTCATCACCGACGGTTCGGGGCCGATCGGCCTCGCCGGCGTCATGGGTGGCGCGACCACCGAGATGGGTGAGAGCACCCGCAATGTACTCATCGAGGCCGCGAACTTCGACCCGGTGTCGATCGCGCGCACGGCACGTCGGCACAAGCTGCCGAGCGAAGCGTCCAAGCGCTTCGAGCGCGGTGTGGACCCCGCGATCGCTGTTGCGGCGGCGTCGCGCGTTTCTGAACTGATGGTCGAACTGGCCGGGGGAGAGGCCGACGCGACAGGTTCGATCGTCGGTGAAGCGGCATCCGCAACACCGATCCTGCTGCCTGACGGTTACATCTCGGGCCTCATCGGCATTGAGTACACCGCCGACGAGATCCGCGACTCGCTCGTCGAAATCGGAGCGACTGTCGAAGACGCCGACGGCGGCCTTCGAGTGACAGCGCCGACCTGGCGCCCTGACATCACCGACAAGAGCGACCTCGCCGAAGAAGTGGCGCGCATCGTCGGTTACGACCGGATTCCCTCGGTGTTGCCCGTTGCTCCTCCCGGCCGCGGTCTCACCCGTTCGCAGCGTGTTCGACGCAACGTCGCCGACGTGCTCGCGGCCGCCGGTTCGACGGAGATCCTCGCGTTCCCGTTCCTCAGCGCCGCTGACAACGACAAGTTCGGTTCGCCCGTCGAGGGCACGGTTCCGGCGATCAAGGTCGCGAACGCACTCGATGCGAGCGCTCCGTACCTGCGTACGAGCCTGCTGCCTGGCCTGATCTCGGCGGCGAAGCGCAACCTGTCGCGTGGGCTGACCGACGTGTCGATCTTCGAACTCGGACTGGTCTTCACCCCTGAGCCCGGTGTGCAGTACGGCCAGGCCGAACTGCCGTCAGGTGTCGCACGTCCCACGGACGAGCAGCTCGCCGAGCTCAACGCCGGTATCCCGCCGCAGCCGCGCCACGTCGCTGTGCTCATCGTCGGAAACGTCGTCGCCAAGCAGCCGGGACTCGCCGCAGTTCCGTCCGGAATCGCGGATGCCCTCGCCGCCGTTGCGCAGATCGGTCTCGCGACCGGTGCGGCGATCGACGTCGTTCAGGGCAGCCACAAGTCGCTTCACCCGGGCCGCACCGCTGAACTTCGTGTTGGTGACCGCGTTGTCGGGTACGCGGGGGAGTTGCTTCCGCAGCTCGCCCTCGACTCCGACCTGCCGCGGGTTGTCGCCGTCGCCGAGCTGGATCTCGACGCGATCCTCGAATCGACGGATGCCGACATCGCCGCTGGTGTGATTGGCACGCTTCCCGCAGCGACCCAGGACCTCTCACTCGTTGTGCCACGCTCGGTGCCCGCTGGCGACGTGCTCGCCGCGGTTCGTGAGGGCGCAGGCGAACTGCTGGAAGACATCCGCCTTGTTGACGACTACCGCGGACAGGGTGTCGCCGACGATGCGAAGAGCCTCACCTTCGCGCTGCGGTTCCGGGCCCCGGACCGCACGCTGACCGCTGCTGAGGCGTCGGAGGCCAAGCTTGCCGGTTCGGCGCTGGCCACCGAGCGTTTCGGAGCCGTGCTGCGCGAGTAA
- a CDS encoding MFS transporter, whose protein sequence is MSTSSGSAAGMPSGMTTATTVVREHHWIPEPTEPAKKSYVVWLLLAQLFFFIALLGPAIVGIGIKIQSLVAAGAIPENGATGAAAVLGGFGALFATVANVIFGRLSDRTTSKLGRRRIWVVTGTVIMTLAFVIMALAPSLLIATVGWSIAQLGANMTLAPFIATIADQVPKFQRGKIAAAIGIAQNVGILGGTYVAEWFADQLVIMFVGPSVLAIIVMVIFAFVLPDKVLPVHPPRASLRDWAETFWVSPAKYPDYGLAWWSRFLITFASFGFTTFRFFYLLNHIGVEEEDVPAVISTSVLIYTVALVAVSYFAGWLSDKIGRRKVFVWSSTALFAIGTFALIFVDDVGTFFILEAILGVAYGMYVGVDLALVVDVLPNPDDSGKDLGVFNIANALPQTIAPLIGGILVYVGDPTGSNYGLWFTVCAVAAIIGALVIFPIKKVR, encoded by the coding sequence ATGTCAACATCGAGCGGGTCCGCAGCGGGGATGCCATCGGGCATGACGACGGCAACGACGGTCGTACGGGAGCACCACTGGATCCCTGAACCGACGGAGCCAGCCAAGAAAAGTTACGTAGTCTGGCTGCTCCTCGCGCAGCTGTTTTTCTTCATCGCACTTCTCGGCCCGGCGATCGTCGGAATCGGAATCAAAATCCAGTCGCTCGTGGCGGCGGGCGCGATCCCCGAGAACGGTGCAACCGGAGCGGCAGCCGTACTCGGCGGCTTCGGCGCACTCTTTGCCACGGTGGCCAACGTGATCTTCGGGCGCCTGTCGGACCGCACAACGAGCAAGCTGGGGCGCCGCCGCATCTGGGTCGTCACCGGCACCGTCATCATGACCCTCGCCTTCGTCATCATGGCACTGGCGCCGAGCCTGCTCATCGCGACTGTGGGCTGGTCGATCGCCCAGCTGGGCGCCAACATGACGCTCGCGCCGTTCATCGCGACAATTGCCGACCAGGTGCCGAAGTTCCAGCGAGGCAAGATCGCGGCCGCGATCGGCATCGCCCAAAACGTCGGCATCCTGGGTGGCACCTACGTCGCCGAGTGGTTCGCCGACCAGCTGGTCATCATGTTTGTGGGCCCGTCCGTTCTGGCGATCATCGTGATGGTCATCTTCGCTTTCGTCCTGCCAGACAAGGTGCTTCCGGTTCACCCACCGCGCGCGTCGTTGCGCGACTGGGCGGAGACGTTCTGGGTCAGCCCGGCGAAGTATCCCGACTACGGCCTGGCGTGGTGGTCACGATTCCTCATCACCTTCGCGAGCTTCGGCTTCACCACCTTCCGGTTCTTCTACCTGCTCAACCACATCGGGGTTGAGGAAGAAGATGTCCCCGCCGTGATCTCGACCAGTGTGCTCATCTACACCGTCGCGCTCGTCGCTGTGAGCTATTTCGCCGGCTGGCTCTCCGACAAAATCGGCAGACGCAAGGTGTTCGTCTGGAGTTCTACCGCGCTCTTCGCCATCGGCACGTTCGCCCTGATTTTCGTCGATGACGTGGGTACGTTCTTCATTCTCGAGGCCATTCTGGGAGTCGCGTACGGCATGTACGTTGGCGTCGACCTCGCACTGGTTGTTGACGTCCTGCCCAACCCTGATGACTCAGGGAAGGACCTCGGTGTGTTCAACATCGCCAACGCGCTTCCCCAGACGATTGCCCCGCTGATTGGCGGCATCCTCGTCTACGTCGGTGATCCAACCGGCAGCAACTACGGGTTGTGGTTCACCGTCTGTGCTGTCGCCGCGATCATTGGCGCTCTCGTGATATTCCCGATAAAGAAAGTCAGATAG
- a CDS encoding glycoside hydrolase family 3 C-terminal domain-containing protein has product MDDLSDLTLEEKASLTSGADFWRTKAVDRAGVPSVMLTDGPHGLRKQAGDTDHLGLAASVPATCFPPAVGLGASWDVDAAERVGEALGVESAIEDVAVLLGPGINIKRSPLCGRNFEYFSEDPIVSGVMASALVRGIQSQGVGASLKHFAANNQETDRLRVSSDVDPRPLREIYLRGFERVVREAQPWTVMCSYNRINGVYTSEDPWLLTTVLRDEWGFEGLVVSDWGAVNNRVAGVAAGLDLEMPSSGGRTDAQVVDAVRNGSLTEDALDRVARRVVNLVRKAQARPVASGPLDVDAHHALAREVAGRCLVLLKNDDELLPLARDARIAVIGEFARTPRYQGAGSSQINPTRLDNALDAIRAEASADVAFAPGFTLDGSGDTDSLRTDAVAAASVCDVAVVFLGVPADEESEGFDRKHMDLPADQLRLIDAVAAANRNTVVVLSNGGAVTLPFAGSVAAILEGWLLGQAGGSATADVLFGTVNPSGKLTETIPLRLEDTPSFGNFPGEHGHVRYGEGILVGYRWYDEARADVAFPFGHGLSYTRFEYGDVSATVGADGNIVVAVPVTNTGSVAGREVVQVYTSLPSSTVQRPPRELKGFAVVSVEPGETAEAVVVVRRDELAYWDVRIDRWVVERGSYSIEVGASSRDIRTTTALELDGDDVVLPLSLESSFEEVLAHSVAGPMLTEALESRPGGVPPELVQLLGNFPVGRLDGFPLPRRDMEVIIDDASSRKRHRG; this is encoded by the coding sequence ATGGACGACCTCTCTGACCTCACCCTCGAGGAGAAGGCATCGCTCACCAGCGGAGCAGACTTCTGGAGAACAAAGGCAGTTGATCGAGCTGGCGTCCCTTCGGTCATGCTCACCGACGGCCCGCACGGTCTCCGCAAACAGGCCGGTGACACCGATCACCTGGGTTTGGCCGCGAGCGTACCGGCGACCTGCTTTCCGCCGGCGGTGGGGTTGGGCGCATCCTGGGACGTCGACGCGGCCGAGCGCGTCGGGGAGGCTCTCGGTGTGGAGTCGGCCATTGAGGACGTCGCGGTTCTTCTCGGCCCCGGCATCAACATCAAACGCTCCCCGTTGTGCGGCCGCAACTTTGAGTATTTTTCGGAAGATCCGATAGTTTCCGGCGTGATGGCATCCGCTCTCGTTCGTGGAATCCAGTCGCAGGGTGTCGGTGCTTCGCTCAAACACTTCGCCGCGAATAACCAGGAGACGGATCGGCTTCGTGTGTCGAGTGACGTCGACCCTCGCCCGTTGCGCGAGATTTACCTGCGTGGTTTCGAGCGGGTGGTGCGCGAGGCGCAGCCGTGGACAGTCATGTGCTCGTACAACAGGATCAACGGCGTCTACACCTCGGAAGATCCCTGGCTGCTGACGACTGTGTTGCGTGACGAATGGGGCTTCGAGGGGCTCGTTGTGTCTGACTGGGGCGCCGTGAACAACAGGGTCGCGGGCGTCGCGGCGGGTCTGGACCTCGAAATGCCGTCGAGTGGCGGTCGAACCGACGCGCAGGTGGTCGATGCGGTGCGGAACGGCTCGCTCACCGAGGATGCACTCGATCGGGTTGCCCGTCGGGTCGTGAATCTGGTGCGCAAGGCGCAGGCGCGTCCGGTCGCGTCCGGTCCGCTGGACGTCGACGCCCACCACGCCCTCGCTCGTGAGGTTGCTGGCAGGTGCCTGGTGCTGCTGAAGAATGACGATGAGCTGCTGCCGCTGGCGCGCGACGCCAGGATCGCGGTGATCGGTGAGTTCGCGCGGACGCCCCGGTATCAGGGCGCAGGATCATCGCAGATCAACCCGACCCGTCTCGACAACGCGCTGGATGCGATCCGCGCCGAAGCGTCCGCCGACGTGGCGTTCGCTCCCGGTTTCACGCTCGACGGCAGTGGGGACACCGACTCGCTTCGAACGGATGCCGTTGCGGCGGCATCCGTTTGCGACGTCGCCGTCGTCTTCCTCGGGGTTCCGGCCGACGAAGAGTCAGAAGGGTTCGACCGCAAGCACATGGACCTCCCCGCCGATCAGCTGCGCCTCATCGACGCTGTCGCGGCGGCTAACCGAAACACCGTCGTCGTGCTGTCCAACGGCGGAGCGGTCACGCTGCCGTTCGCCGGTTCAGTGGCCGCGATTCTGGAGGGATGGCTGCTGGGCCAGGCCGGTGGATCTGCGACGGCCGACGTCTTATTCGGCACCGTCAATCCCTCCGGCAAACTCACCGAGACGATCCCGCTGCGGCTGGAAGACACCCCCTCCTTCGGTAACTTTCCCGGTGAGCACGGACACGTACGCTACGGCGAGGGCATCCTCGTGGGGTATCGCTGGTACGACGAGGCACGAGCAGATGTGGCGTTCCCCTTCGGTCACGGTCTGTCGTACACGCGCTTCGAGTACGGCGACGTGTCCGCGACCGTGGGCGCCGACGGCAACATCGTGGTCGCTGTGCCGGTGACGAACACCGGGTCGGTGGCCGGTCGTGAGGTCGTTCAGGTCTACACCTCGCTGCCCTCGTCGACGGTCCAGCGGCCGCCCCGCGAGCTGAAGGGCTTTGCTGTGGTGTCCGTTGAGCCGGGGGAGACGGCCGAGGCCGTTGTCGTGGTTCGTCGCGACGAGCTGGCCTACTGGGACGTCCGAATCGACCGCTGGGTTGTCGAGCGCGGTTCGTACAGTATCGAGGTCGGCGCCTCGAGCCGCGATATCCGCACAACTACCGCGCTCGAGCTCGACGGCGACGACGTCGTACTCCCGCTCTCGCTCGAGTCGTCGTTCGAGGAGGTCCTGGCACACTCCGTGGCTGGCCCCATGCTGACGGAAGCGCTTGAGTCTCGTCCGGGAGGGGTCCCGCCCGAGCTGGTCCAGCTGCTGGGGAATTTCCCCGTTGGACGACTCGACGGTTTTCCGCTGCCTCGCCGGGACATGGAGGTCATCATCGACGACGCGTCGTCACGAAAACGGCACCGCGGTTAA
- a CDS encoding alpha/beta fold hydrolase, giving the protein MTDRSTAKRISTYTRGDLTFDVADSGPLDGPTVVLLHGFPANRHSFDGVVPILNAAGLRTLAPDQRGYSDRARPRRRRDYRAAELQRDVLALLDAAGVERVHLVGHDWGGALAWQLGAAAPERLTGLTVLSTPHPAALVRSLVTSAQLLRSFYILVFQLPVLPETLLRGRLAALLRRMGLKPSAADDYGKFMSKRGRLTGGLNWYRGMWLPDRGAPRARTVTVPTTYVWGNGDQALGRRAAELSQSFVRARYQFLEIEENHWLPENAPGVVARQIIADVVP; this is encoded by the coding sequence ATGACCGATCGCAGCACCGCGAAGCGCATCAGCACGTACACAAGGGGTGACCTCACCTTTGACGTGGCCGACAGCGGGCCGCTGGACGGGCCGACCGTCGTGCTGTTGCACGGGTTCCCGGCCAACCGCCACTCTTTTGACGGCGTCGTGCCGATCCTGAACGCGGCTGGCCTCCGCACGCTGGCCCCGGACCAACGCGGTTATTCGGACCGCGCTCGGCCGCGCCGACGGCGGGATTACCGCGCCGCGGAGCTCCAGCGCGATGTGCTCGCGCTGCTGGACGCCGCTGGAGTCGAGCGGGTCCATCTGGTTGGGCACGACTGGGGTGGTGCACTCGCGTGGCAGCTCGGAGCGGCGGCGCCGGAGCGACTCACCGGCCTCACTGTTCTGTCCACACCACATCCGGCCGCGCTGGTTCGTTCGCTTGTGACATCCGCCCAGTTGTTGCGGTCCTTCTACATTCTCGTGTTCCAACTGCCCGTTCTGCCCGAGACCCTGCTGCGCGGACGCCTCGCCGCGCTGCTGCGACGGATGGGGCTGAAGCCCTCCGCTGCGGATGACTATGGAAAGTTCATGTCCAAGCGGGGGCGGCTCACCGGCGGGCTCAACTGGTACCGGGGGATGTGGCTGCCGGATCGGGGCGCACCCCGCGCCCGGACAGTGACGGTGCCGACCACGTATGTCTGGGGCAACGGTGATCAGGCCCTGGGGCGTCGCGCTGCCGAACTCAGCCAGTCGTTCGTGCGGGCGAGGTACCAGTTCCTGGAGATAGAGGAGAATCACTGGCTGCCCGAGAATGCGCCAGGGGTCGTTGCACGCCAGATCATCGCAGACGTGGTGCCATGA
- a CDS encoding dihydrofolate reductase family protein, which produces MRTVTYSMGMSLDGYVVDPHGDLDWGAPDDDVFSFVTDEIRGVDVHLLGRRLYETMAYWETADQDPSLDDANRTWAALWKALPKVVFSTTLTEVQGNSRLASSGLAEEIEQLRAEGDGEIAIGGPTLAAAAAELGLIDEYRVRISPVLLGGGIPFFPHKERRADLELVETRTFSSGVIYARYRVTR; this is translated from the coding sequence ATGCGCACTGTCACCTATTCGATGGGGATGTCGCTCGATGGCTATGTCGTGGACCCGCACGGGGACCTCGACTGGGGCGCTCCCGATGACGACGTCTTCAGCTTCGTCACGGATGAGATCCGCGGGGTCGACGTTCATCTCCTGGGGCGAAGGCTCTACGAGACCATGGCGTACTGGGAGACCGCAGACCAGGACCCCTCGCTCGACGACGCAAACCGCACGTGGGCGGCACTATGGAAGGCCCTGCCCAAGGTGGTGTTCTCCACCACCTTGACGGAGGTGCAGGGCAATAGCCGGCTGGCCTCAAGCGGTCTGGCCGAGGAGATCGAGCAGCTGCGCGCCGAGGGCGATGGCGAGATCGCGATCGGCGGCCCGACTCTCGCCGCTGCTGCGGCTGAACTCGGGCTGATCGATGAGTATCGCGTCAGGATCTCTCCGGTGTTGCTGGGCGGCGGCATCCCGTTCTTCCCGCACAAGGAGAGGCGCGCGGATCTCGAACTCGTCGAGACGCGGACGTTCTCATCCGGAGTTATCTACGCCCGGTATCGCGTGACACGATAA
- a CDS encoding SDR family oxidoreductase: protein MHTEPGARGVAVITGGSRGIGSATAIAAARAGWSVLITYQSDEHAAGKVVETIQTAGGLASSIRADMADENDIAAIFDAADELGTVTAFVANAGIAATQSRVDELTASRVAEILAVNVAGPLLACGHAVRRMSTLRGGAGGGIVLVSSAASRLGGPGEYVDYAASKGAVDTLGVGLAREVAAEGIRVNVVRPGVIDTELHGRNGRPDRARDLAHTIPMQRPGDAAEVAAAIVWLLSDDASYTTGSILDVAGGR from the coding sequence ATGCACACAGAACCAGGGGCACGCGGCGTCGCAGTAATAACCGGCGGAAGCCGCGGAATCGGATCCGCGACCGCGATTGCTGCGGCACGCGCCGGGTGGTCAGTGCTCATCACCTATCAGAGTGATGAGCACGCTGCCGGCAAAGTCGTCGAGACGATTCAAACCGCGGGCGGGCTCGCATCCTCCATCCGCGCAGACATGGCGGACGAGAACGACATAGCGGCGATCTTTGACGCCGCAGACGAGCTCGGCACCGTTACGGCGTTCGTCGCCAACGCCGGAATCGCCGCCACTCAGTCGAGAGTGGATGAGCTCACCGCTTCACGTGTCGCAGAGATACTCGCGGTCAACGTCGCGGGCCCGCTGCTCGCTTGCGGACATGCGGTGCGACGGATGTCCACCCTCCGCGGGGGCGCGGGCGGAGGCATCGTTCTGGTCTCTTCAGCGGCGAGTCGACTTGGAGGGCCGGGCGAGTACGTGGACTACGCCGCATCCAAGGGTGCGGTCGATACTCTCGGCGTTGGCCTGGCACGTGAAGTTGCCGCTGAAGGCATCCGGGTGAACGTCGTTCGGCCTGGGGTCATCGACACGGAGTTGCACGGTCGGAACGGTCGTCCCGATCGGGCAAGGGATCTGGCGCACACCATTCCGATGCAGCGACCCGGCGATGCCGCGGAAGTCGCAGCTGCAATCGTTTGGCTGCTCAGTGACGATGCCAGCTACACCACGGGGAGCATTCTGGACGTAGCGGGAGGACGCTAG
- a CDS encoding SdpI family protein has product MFMAGMVLAFCAVLIVFVSESAARGHLGMNGMMGLRFGSLMSSDDAWEAGHRAARVPINIGAGVLFLAGILVIVMPLSDTAKGITVGVSMGIMLLLIAAGAFAASRAADRVVLEAWDPQDGDS; this is encoded by the coding sequence ATGTTTATGGCTGGAATGGTCCTAGCGTTTTGCGCTGTTCTCATCGTGTTCGTGAGCGAGTCCGCTGCACGCGGTCACCTTGGCATGAACGGGATGATGGGCCTACGCTTCGGCTCTCTGATGTCGTCGGACGACGCGTGGGAAGCAGGGCACCGAGCTGCGCGGGTTCCGATAAACATAGGCGCTGGTGTCCTTTTCCTGGCTGGCATCCTGGTTATTGTGATGCCGCTTTCTGACACTGCCAAAGGCATCACTGTTGGTGTTTCGATGGGAATCATGCTGCTTCTCATTGCTGCAGGCGCTTTCGCCGCGAGCAGGGCAGCGGACCGAGTGGTCCTGGAAGCGTGGGATCCCCAGGACGGAGACTCGTAG
- a CDS encoding PadR family transcriptional regulator, whose translation MPEIDMREPTFWVLTALASGRRHGYALISETSSLSQGRVNLKATTLYAALERLEKQGLVIADGDERVAGRLRRYFRLTDIGAQRLQQEAARMESNAQQARERLRLRPGTARGVIA comes from the coding sequence ATGCCGGAAATAGACATGAGAGAGCCCACCTTCTGGGTTTTGACCGCGCTGGCGTCGGGACGACGACACGGCTACGCGCTGATCAGCGAGACGAGTTCGCTGTCTCAAGGGCGAGTGAACCTCAAGGCGACCACCCTCTACGCAGCCTTAGAACGGCTGGAAAAACAGGGTCTTGTGATCGCCGACGGTGACGAGCGAGTCGCCGGGCGTCTACGCCGCTACTTTCGTTTGACGGACATCGGTGCTCAACGACTCCAGCAGGAAGCTGCACGCATGGAATCGAATGCACAGCAGGCACGGGAGCGTCTCCGGCTCCGTCCCGGCACCGCGAGAGGGGTCATCGCATGA
- a CDS encoding GntR family transcriptional regulator — MVAIDLNGAAPPSEQIYQQLRGLILSGRIAAGERLPTVRQLARDLGVAPGTVARAYKQLELESSVQTRARGGTTVLSSSQSLSPEVLKAARALHDAAVRHGTSLEDSIATLTGIWDSGDGRNAAKSSE, encoded by the coding sequence ATGGTTGCCATCGATCTCAATGGCGCAGCACCACCGTCGGAGCAGATCTACCAGCAACTACGCGGCCTTATCCTCTCCGGCCGAATCGCCGCGGGTGAGCGGTTGCCGACAGTACGGCAACTTGCTCGCGACCTGGGAGTTGCCCCCGGTACGGTCGCGCGCGCGTACAAGCAATTGGAGCTCGAATCTTCTGTTCAGACCCGCGCACGGGGCGGCACCACCGTTCTAAGTTCATCCCAAAGCCTTTCACCAGAAGTGCTGAAAGCGGCGCGCGCACTGCACGATGCGGCTGTCCGACATGGCACTAGCCTCGAGGACTCGATAGCTACACTCACTGGAATCTGGGATAGCGGCGACGGTCGCAATGCTGCCAAGTCCTCGGAGTAG
- a CDS encoding GntR family transcriptional regulator translates to MTTPPTLSPTDDASPALDIYRQLRGLIVSGQLGAGERLPTVRQTAQDLNVAPGTAAKAYKLLERDGLVVTRTAAGTRVADAAAVLPGPVVRRIRELVNEAEAVGANADDVIDVLRVIWQTRSNLTTTQEGTNVS, encoded by the coding sequence ATGACCACGCCGCCTACTCTGTCGCCGACCGATGATGCGAGTCCAGCGCTAGACATCTATCGGCAGCTGCGGGGTCTGATCGTCTCCGGCCAGCTCGGTGCAGGTGAACGACTACCCACGGTGCGGCAGACGGCGCAAGATTTGAACGTGGCGCCCGGAACAGCGGCGAAAGCCTACAAACTGCTTGAACGAGACGGCCTCGTCGTTACTCGCACAGCCGCTGGCACTCGCGTTGCAGACGCGGCAGCTGTACTCCCAGGACCCGTTGTACGCCGCATCCGGGAGCTGGTGAACGAAGCAGAGGCAGTCGGCGCAAATGCCGACGATGTCATCGACGTGCTTCGAGTTATCTGGCAAACACGGTCCAATCTGACCACGACGCAAGAAGGCACGAACGTGTCATGA